The Xanthomonas fragariae genome has a segment encoding these proteins:
- a CDS encoding pseudouridine synthase, whose amino-acid sequence MTRRPAPATSRRCRRGPLSASASRASGAGPAATAPRYGLARVLSKLGVCSRTEATRWIAEGRVSVSARVVRDPEFPIRADQQSSIAVDGQPLAQPARCYLMLNKPRGVVTSVRDEHGRDTVYRCFDGAGLPWIAPVGRLDKASEGLLLFSNDSQWAAAVTDPATGPDKTYHVQIDCCPSAEQLAQLQSGVIDPDPDGDRTLLRAKRVSLLREGERNAWLEIVLDEGRNRQIRRLLAAAEIGVLRLVRVAIGALAMGELGKGAWRMLSAEDVRALMLGPASAPDVR is encoded by the coding sequence ATGACTCGGCGGCCTGCGCCGGCCACGTCCCGGCGATGTCGCCGTGGCCCGCTATCGGCAAGCGCTTCACGCGCTTCTGGTGCAGGGCCTGCTGCCACTGCGCCACGCTATGGACTGGCGCGCGTGTTGTCCAAGCTTGGTGTATGTTCGCGTACTGAAGCGACGCGCTGGATCGCCGAAGGGCGCGTCAGTGTGTCCGCACGCGTGGTGCGCGACCCCGAATTTCCGATCCGCGCAGATCAGCAGTCCAGCATCGCCGTCGATGGGCAGCCGCTGGCCCAGCCGGCGCGCTGCTATCTAATGCTCAACAAGCCGCGTGGGGTTGTCACCAGCGTGCGCGACGAGCATGGCAGGGACACGGTGTATCGCTGTTTCGATGGCGCTGGGTTGCCGTGGATCGCCCCGGTCGGGAGGTTGGACAAAGCCAGCGAAGGCTTGCTGCTTTTCAGCAACGACTCGCAATGGGCGGCGGCGGTGACCGACCCCGCGACCGGGCCGGACAAGACCTATCACGTGCAGATCGATTGCTGCCCGAGTGCAGAGCAGTTGGCGCAATTGCAAAGCGGTGTCATCGATCCTGATCCTGATGGCGATCGCACGCTGTTGCGCGCCAAACGGGTCAGTCTGCTACGCGAAGGCGAGCGCAATGCATGGCTGGAGATCGTGCTGGATGAAGGCCGCAATCGGCAGATCCGCCGCTTGCTGGCTGCGGCTGAGATCGGCGTGCTGCGCTTGGTGCGGGTGGCGATCGGCGCGCTGGCCATGGGTGAGTTGGGCAAAGGTGCGTGGCGGATGCTCAGCGCAGAGGACGTTAGGGCGCTGATGTTGGGTCCCGCCAGCGCGCCAGACGTGCGTTGA
- a CDS encoding HNH endonuclease has translation MRTVLRQRLLLAARTDAQAHLFDGNWDTRCLHCRRRLQVRADGEPLGHATLEHVVPQAWFGRRAAAELCALVGDDANAARNLALACAGCNHAKGRRHDSNGAGDTRAFEVVSALLNARLARWRDPTSAP, from the coding sequence ATGCGCACGGTCCTGCGCCAACGGCTACTGCTGGCGGCGCGGACCGATGCGCAGGCGCACTTGTTCGACGGCAACTGGGATACGCGTTGCCTGCATTGCCGTCGGCGCCTGCAGGTGCGCGCCGACGGCGAACCGCTTGGACACGCCACGCTGGAACACGTGGTGCCGCAAGCCTGGTTCGGCCGTCGCGCTGCGGCAGAACTTTGCGCACTGGTCGGCGACGATGCGAATGCGGCACGCAATCTCGCCTTGGCCTGTGCCGGTTGCAATCACGCCAAAGGCCGTCGCCACGATTCCAACGGCGCTGGCGACACACGCGCCTTTGAAGTGGTGAGCGCTTTGCTCAACGCACGTCTGGCGCGCTGGCGGGACCCAACATCAGCGCCCTAA
- the kbl gene encoding glycine C-acetyltransferase, protein MANAPAALTAHYAAELETIRSQGLFKSERIITGPQSARITLADGRSVLNLCANNYLGLADHPDIIQAAKDALDTHGFGMASVRFICGTQDLHKQLEGTIANFFGTEDTILYAACFDANGGLFEPLLGEHDAIISDALNHASIIDGVRLCKAKRFRYANCDMADLEAQLQAADAAGCKTKLITSDGVFSMDGFIAPLDEITALARKYNALVHIDECHATGFLGATGRGSAEVKGVLDQIDIFTGTLGKAMGGALGGFTTAKREVIELLRQRSRPYLFSNSLPPHVVAAGIKAFEMLEAAGALRTRLVENTRYFRERMSGAGFDVKPGVHPISPVMLFDAPLAQKFAERLLEEGIYAIGFFFPVVPKGQARIRIQISAAHTREHLDQAIAAFIKIGHELDVIKD, encoded by the coding sequence ATGGCCAATGCTCCCGCCGCGCTGACCGCCCACTACGCCGCCGAACTGGAAACGATCCGGTCCCAAGGCTTGTTCAAGTCCGAGCGCATCATCACCGGCCCGCAGTCTGCCCGGATCACTTTGGCCGATGGTCGCAGCGTGCTCAACTTGTGCGCCAACAACTATCTGGGCCTGGCCGACCACCCCGACATCATCCAGGCCGCCAAGGATGCGCTGGACACCCACGGCTTCGGCATGGCCTCGGTGCGCTTCATCTGCGGCACCCAGGATCTGCATAAACAGCTCGAAGGCACCATTGCCAACTTCTTCGGAACCGAAGATACGATTCTCTACGCGGCCTGTTTCGACGCCAACGGCGGCCTGTTCGAACCGCTGCTCGGCGAGCACGATGCGATCATTTCCGACGCGCTCAACCATGCGTCGATCATCGATGGCGTGCGTCTGTGCAAGGCCAAGCGCTTCCGCTACGCCAACTGCGATATGGCCGATCTGGAAGCGCAGTTGCAGGCCGCCGATGCCGCTGGCTGCAAGACCAAACTGATCACCAGCGACGGCGTGTTCTCGATGGATGGCTTTATCGCCCCGCTGGATGAAATCACCGCGTTGGCGCGCAAGTACAACGCACTCGTACATATCGACGAATGCCACGCCACCGGCTTTCTCGGCGCAACCGGCCGCGGCTCGGCCGAGGTCAAGGGCGTGCTGGACCAGATCGACATCTTCACCGGCACGCTGGGCAAAGCAATGGGCGGCGCCCTGGGCGGCTTCACCACCGCCAAGCGCGAAGTAATCGAACTGCTGCGCCAGCGCTCGCGCCCCTATCTGTTTTCCAATTCACTGCCGCCGCATGTAGTGGCCGCCGGCATCAAGGCGTTCGAGATGCTGGAAGCCGCCGGCGCGCTGCGCACCAGGTTGGTCGAGAACACCCGCTACTTCCGCGAGCGTATGAGCGGCGCCGGCTTCGACGTCAAACCCGGCGTGCATCCGATCAGCCCGGTGATGCTTTTCGACGCACCGCTGGCGCAAAAGTTCGCCGAGCGCCTGCTGGAAGAAGGCATCTACGCGATCGGTTTCTTCTTCCCGGTGGTGCCCAAAGGCCAGGCGCGCATCCGCATCCAGATCAGTGCCGCGCATACCCGTGAACACCTGGATCAGGCGATCGCCGCGTTCATCAAGATCGGGCACGAACTCGACGTCATCAAAGACTGA
- a CDS encoding sulfate ABC transporter substrate-binding protein, with translation MSFYRLRAGAQHGMLAVQLRPTGQEIAVPHPRFRLVSTLLCSFLALAGTAAARDIGLLNVSYDPTREFYRDYNTAFAAQWKQQHPHDTVTVETSHGGSGKQARAVIDGIEADVVTLALAYDVDAIAEKAKLIDSDWETRLPDNSAPYTSTIVFLVRKGNPKNIHDWPDLLRSGVSVVTPNPKTSGGARWNYLAAWAYADHIFKGDRERIVRYMQALFRNVPVLDTGARGATTTFAQRGIGDVLLAWENEALLAREELGKDKFEIVVPKLSILAEPSVALVDKNVDKHGTRDVAEAYLRYLYAPEGQKLAAKHFYRPRHPEFADAADLARFPDIKLVTIRQAFGSWDKAQQEHFTDGGVFDQIQANK, from the coding sequence ATGTCATTTTACCGGCTGCGTGCCGGTGCGCAGCATGGCATGCTTGCTGTTCAGCTTCGCCCAACCGGCCAGGAGATTGCTGTGCCCCACCCCCGCTTCCGCCTTGTTTCGACCCTCTTATGCAGCTTTCTGGCCCTGGCCGGCACGGCTGCGGCACGCGACATCGGTCTGCTCAATGTGAGCTACGATCCCACCCGCGAGTTCTATCGCGACTACAACACCGCCTTTGCCGCGCAATGGAAGCAGCAGCATCCGCATGACACGGTCACCGTAGAGACCTCGCATGGCGGCTCCGGCAAGCAGGCGCGCGCGGTGATCGACGGTATCGAGGCCGATGTGGTGACGCTGGCGTTGGCCTATGACGTGGATGCGATCGCCGAGAAGGCCAAGCTGATCGACAGCGATTGGGAGACGCGTCTGCCCGACAACAGCGCGCCGTACACCTCGACGATTGTGTTTCTGGTGCGCAAAGGCAATCCGAAAAACATTCACGACTGGCCGGACCTGCTGCGCTCGGGCGTCTCGGTGGTGACGCCCAACCCCAAGACCTCCGGCGGCGCGCGCTGGAACTACCTGGCCGCCTGGGCCTACGCAGACCATATCTTCAAGGGCGACCGCGAGCGCATCGTGCGCTATATGCAGGCATTGTTCCGCAACGTGCCGGTGCTGGACACCGGCGCGCGCGGCGCCACCACGACGTTCGCGCAGCGTGGCATTGGCGATGTGCTGCTGGCCTGGGAAAACGAGGCGCTGCTGGCGCGCGAAGAACTGGGCAAGGACAAGTTCGAGATCGTGGTGCCGAAGCTGTCGATCCTGGCCGAGCCATCGGTGGCGCTGGTCGACAAGAACGTCGACAAACACGGCACCCGCGACGTGGCCGAAGCCTACCTGCGCTATCTGTACGCGCCGGAAGGCCAGAAGTTGGCGGCCAAGCATTTCTATCGCCCGCGGCATCCGGAATTTGCCGATGCGGCAGACCTGGCGCGTTTCCCTGACATCAAGCTGGTGACCATCCGGCAAGCGTTCGGGTCATGGGACAAGGCGCAGCAGGAACACTTCACCGACGGTGGCGTGTTCGATCAGATCCAGGCCAACAAGTAG
- the cysT gene encoding sulfate ABC transporter permease subunit CysT, giving the protein MQMPVAPLAPHPVHSLRRRVMPGLGLSLGITLTWLGLIVLIPLLGIFLKTSGLGWDGLWRVWSEPRVLSALRVSFGTAFVAGAFNAVMGTWVAWVFVRYSFPGKRLFDAVIDLPFALPTAVAGIALTALYGGNGWVGRWLEAIGIKVAYTQLGIVLALVFVGLPFVVRVVQPVLAESERELEAAAATLGASRWQTVWRVVLPGLWPAVLTGFALAFARGVGEYGSVIFIAGNLPNSTEIAPLLITIRLEEFDYAGATAIAAAMLLLSFVILLLVNTLQARLLRYQRRPA; this is encoded by the coding sequence ATGCAGATGCCGGTTGCACCCCTTGCACCCCATCCAGTGCATTCATTGCGCCGGCGCGTCATGCCAGGGCTGGGCTTGAGCTTGGGAATCACCTTGACCTGGCTGGGATTGATCGTGCTGATCCCGCTACTGGGTATCTTCCTCAAGACCAGCGGATTGGGCTGGGATGGCCTGTGGCGGGTGTGGAGCGAGCCGCGCGTGCTGTCGGCGCTGCGGGTGAGCTTCGGCACCGCGTTCGTGGCTGGCGCCTTCAATGCGGTGATGGGGACCTGGGTGGCGTGGGTATTCGTGCGCTACAGCTTTCCCGGCAAGCGCTTGTTCGACGCGGTGATCGACCTGCCGTTCGCGTTGCCGACCGCTGTGGCCGGTATCGCCTTGACTGCGTTGTACGGCGGCAATGGTTGGGTTGGCCGTTGGCTGGAAGCGATCGGCATCAAGGTGGCCTACACCCAACTGGGTATCGTGCTGGCGCTTGTATTCGTGGGCCTGCCGTTCGTGGTACGGGTGGTGCAGCCGGTGCTGGCCGAGAGCGAGCGCGAACTGGAAGCGGCTGCCGCCACGCTGGGCGCGTCGCGCTGGCAGACGGTGTGGCGGGTGGTATTGCCGGGACTCTGGCCGGCAGTCTTGACCGGGTTTGCGCTGGCGTTCGCGCGCGGCGTGGGTGAATACGGCTCGGTGATCTTCATTGCCGGCAACCTGCCCAACTCCACCGAAATCGCACCGCTGCTGATCACCATCCGGCTGGAAGAATTCGACTACGCTGGCGCCACCGCAATCGCAGCGGCGATGTTGCTGCTGTCGTTTGTGATCTTGTTGCTGGTCAATACGTTGCAGGCACGCCTGCTGCGCTATCAACGGAGACCCGCATGA
- the cysW gene encoding sulfate ABC transporter permease subunit CysW: MNDIVSSLPSMQQTHAATTQARRITDSATNEPRWVQWLMILGALVFLLAFLLLPLVLVFAEALRGGWETFLRAVVDPDALSAIKLTLIVTAIVLPLNLVFGVAAAWAVSKHQFAGKRLLISLIDLPFSVSPVVAGLIFVLIFGRSGWAWPLIDEGWHVPLPLLGETLIQLPRVVFALPGIVLATTFVTFPFIARELMPLMEQQGSDEELAALSLGANGWQMFWRVTLPNIRWGLLYGVLLCAARAMGEFGAVSVVSGHIRGRTNTLPLHVEILYNEYAYSAAFACASLLALTALLTLALKTYVEWRHGDSLAANHRH; the protein is encoded by the coding sequence ATGAACGATATTGTTTCGTCGCTGCCCTCCATGCAGCAGACACATGCGGCGACCACGCAAGCGCGCCGCATCACCGACTCGGCTACCAACGAGCCGCGCTGGGTGCAGTGGCTGATGATTCTGGGCGCATTGGTCTTCTTGCTGGCGTTCCTGCTGCTGCCGCTGGTGCTGGTGTTTGCCGAGGCCTTGCGCGGCGGCTGGGAGACATTCCTGCGCGCGGTTGTCGACCCGGACGCGTTGTCGGCGATCAAGCTGACCCTGATCGTGACCGCGATCGTGCTGCCGTTGAATCTGGTGTTCGGCGTGGCGGCGGCGTGGGCGGTGAGCAAGCACCAGTTCGCTGGCAAACGCCTGCTGATCAGCCTGATCGACTTGCCGTTTTCGGTCTCGCCGGTGGTGGCAGGTTTGATTTTCGTGCTGATCTTCGGCCGCAGCGGCTGGGCGTGGCCGTTGATCGACGAAGGCTGGCACGTGCCGTTACCGTTGCTTGGCGAAACGCTGATCCAGCTGCCACGGGTCGTGTTTGCGCTGCCGGGGATTGTGCTGGCGACAACCTTCGTGACCTTTCCCTTCATCGCGCGTGAGCTGATGCCGCTGATGGAGCAGCAGGGCAGCGATGAAGAGCTGGCCGCGCTGAGCCTGGGCGCGAACGGCTGGCAGATGTTCTGGCGGGTGACACTGCCCAATATCCGTTGGGGTCTGTTGTACGGCGTGCTGTTGTGCGCGGCGCGCGCGATGGGCGAGTTCGGTGCGGTGTCGGTGGTGTCCGGGCATATCCGCGGCCGTACCAATACGCTGCCGCTGCACGTGGAAATTCTCTACAACGAATACGCCTACAGCGCAGCGTTCGCATGCGCCTCGCTGCTGGCATTGACCGCGCTGCTGACGCTGGCGCTAAAAACGTATGTGGAATGGCGGCATGGCGATTCGCTTGCCGCCAACCACCGCCACTGA
- a CDS encoding sulfate/molybdate ABC transporter ATP-binding protein yields MGIRIHRLRKQFDTFTALEDITLDVRQGELLALLGPSGSGKTTLLRIMAGLEHADGGQVLFGDEDATRMSVQSRRVGFVFQHYALFKHMDAFENIAFGLRVRRGNERWPEARIRARVEELLALVQLQGLEQRYPTQLSGGQRQRVALARALAIEPRVLLLDEPFGALDAQVRRDLRRWLRELHERTGLTTVFVTHDQEEALELADRVAILNHGRIEQLDTPALIYDKPASPFVYSFVGAVNRIPGLLAQGQIRVAGHVLPAASAALAAGPVEVYVRPEDLVPDAAGWPATVAWSQRSGARLRLRATLQPEGNEVEVELPASAGSFQPGQQLRLAARHYGVFPA; encoded by the coding sequence ATGGGCATTCGCATCCACCGCCTGCGCAAGCAGTTCGACACGTTTACCGCGCTGGAAGACATCACCTTGGACGTGCGCCAGGGCGAATTGCTGGCCTTGCTGGGGCCGTCAGGCTCGGGCAAGACTACCTTGCTGCGCATCATGGCCGGGCTGGAGCACGCCGATGGCGGGCAGGTGCTGTTCGGCGACGAAGACGCCACTCGCATGAGCGTGCAGTCGCGCCGGGTCGGGTTCGTGTTCCAGCACTACGCGCTGTTCAAGCACATGGACGCGTTCGAAAACATCGCTTTCGGGTTGCGGGTGCGGCGCGGCAACGAGCGTTGGCCCGAAGCGCGCATCCGCGCACGCGTCGAGGAATTGCTTGCGCTGGTGCAATTGCAGGGTCTGGAGCAGCGCTATCCCACTCAACTGTCCGGTGGCCAGAGGCAGCGCGTGGCGTTGGCGCGTGCGCTGGCGATCGAACCGCGCGTGCTGCTGCTGGACGAGCCCTTCGGTGCGCTGGATGCGCAGGTGCGTCGCGACCTGCGCCGCTGGCTGCGCGAACTGCACGAACGCACAGGCCTGACCACGGTCTTCGTTACTCATGATCAGGAAGAAGCGCTGGAGCTGGCCGACCGGGTGGCGATCCTCAACCATGGCCGCATTGAGCAACTCGACACCCCGGCGCTGATCTACGACAAGCCGGCCTCGCCGTTCGTGTACTCATTCGTGGGCGCGGTGAACCGCATTCCCGGCCTGCTGGCGCAGGGTCAGATCCGGGTGGCGGGTCACGTGTTGCCTGCAGCCAGCGCCGCGCTCGCGGCTGGCCCTGTCGAGGTCTACGTACGGCCGGAAGATCTGGTGCCTGACGCCGCCGGTTGGCCGGCAACGGTGGCCTGGTCGCAGCGCAGCGGGGCGCGCTTGCGCCTGCGCGCAACGCTGCAGCCGGAAGGCAACGAGGTGGAAGTGGAGCTGCCGGCCTCGGCAGGGAGTTTTCAGCCTGGGCAGCAGTTGCGGCTGGCAGCGCGGCATTACGGCGTCTTTCCGGCGTGA
- a CDS encoding TorF family putative porin, protein MKPSPLACCLSLLFVGVVPLAQAQDQAAPASPFSGTFAVTSDYLFRGISQTNEEPAFQPGLTYKTPFGLYIGTWASNVAGDPDWEVDGFVGYNTDLGTNWNFDVMVNRYQFLGAAASSYSELITKTTLLKTYSLTVAYTNDLYGTQTDGYYYALDANWSLPHDFTFGAHAGHSVYTSVLSQVDHDYNDFGVTVGKAFGPLGLSVGYYDTNKAAEFGFGRQNSQSHLVATATVTWP, encoded by the coding sequence ATGAAGCCGTCCCCACTCGCTTGTTGTCTGTCGTTGTTGTTCGTAGGTGTTGTTCCATTGGCGCAGGCGCAAGACCAAGCAGCGCCCGCCTCGCCGTTCAGTGGCACCTTTGCGGTGACCAGCGACTATCTGTTCCGCGGTATCTCGCAGACCAATGAAGAGCCCGCGTTTCAGCCCGGATTGACCTACAAGACGCCGTTCGGGCTGTACATCGGCACCTGGGCATCCAACGTCGCCGGCGACCCGGATTGGGAAGTGGACGGCTTTGTCGGCTACAACACCGACCTAGGCACCAATTGGAACTTCGACGTGATGGTCAACCGCTACCAGTTTTTGGGAGCAGCCGCGTCCAGCTATTCCGAGTTGATCACCAAGACCACGTTGCTGAAGACTTACAGTCTCACCGTTGCCTACACCAACGATCTGTACGGCACCCAGACCGATGGCTATTACTATGCGCTGGATGCCAACTGGTCGTTGCCGCACGACTTCACTTTCGGTGCGCATGCGGGGCACAGCGTTTATACCTCCGTGCTGAGTCAGGTGGACCACGACTACAACGATTTTGGAGTGACCGTGGGCAAGGCCTTCGGTCCGCTCGGGTTGAGCGTGGGCTATTACGACACCAACAAAGCGGCAGAATTCGGCTTCGGTCGACAGAATTCGCAGAGCCATCTGGTAGCTACTGCGACGGTCACCTGGCCATAA
- the tdh gene encoding L-threonine 3-dehydrogenase yields MAQTMKALVKREANKGIWLEQVPVPTPGPNEVLIKLEKTAICGTDLHIYRWDEWSQRTIKPGLTIGHEFVGRVAELGSAVTGYQVGQRVSAEGHIVCGHCRNCRGGRQHLCPNTVGIGVNINGAFAEYMVMPSSNLWPITDQIPSELAAFFDPYGNAAHCALEFDVIGEDVLITGAGPIGIIAAGICKHIGARNVVVTDVNDFRLKLAADMGATRVVNVSKTSLKHVMADLHMEGFDVGLEMSGNPRAFNDMLDCMYHGGKIAMLGIMPRGAGCDWDKIIFKGLTVQGIYGRKMYETWYKMTQLVLSGFPLHKVLTHQLPIDDFQKGFDLMEEGKAGKVVLSWN; encoded by the coding sequence ATGGCGCAGACGATGAAGGCGCTGGTCAAGCGCGAAGCGAACAAAGGCATCTGGCTGGAACAGGTCCCCGTGCCGACGCCCGGCCCCAACGAGGTGCTGATCAAGCTGGAAAAGACCGCGATTTGCGGCACCGATCTGCATATCTATCGGTGGGACGAGTGGAGCCAACGCACAATCAAGCCCGGCCTGACCATCGGCCATGAGTTCGTCGGCCGCGTGGCCGAGCTCGGTTCGGCGGTGACCGGTTACCAAGTCGGCCAGCGGGTGTCGGCCGAAGGCCACATCGTGTGCGGACATTGCCGCAACTGTCGCGGCGGCCGCCAGCATCTGTGCCCCAATACGGTGGGCATCGGCGTCAACATCAACGGTGCGTTTGCCGAATATATGGTGATGCCGTCCAGCAACCTGTGGCCGATCACCGATCAGATTCCGTCCGAACTGGCCGCGTTTTTCGACCCCTATGGCAACGCCGCGCATTGCGCGCTGGAGTTCGATGTCATTGGCGAGGACGTACTGATCACCGGCGCCGGCCCGATCGGGATCATTGCGGCGGGTATCTGCAAGCACATCGGCGCACGCAATGTGGTGGTCACCGACGTTAACGACTTCCGCCTCAAGCTGGCCGCCGACATGGGCGCTACGCGCGTGGTCAACGTGTCCAAGACCTCGCTCAAGCACGTCATGGCCGACCTGCACATGGAAGGCTTCGACGTGGGCCTGGAAATGAGCGGCAATCCGCGCGCGTTCAACGACATGCTCGACTGCATGTACCACGGCGGCAAGATCGCCATGCTCGGCATCATGCCGCGCGGCGCCGGCTGCGATTGGGACAAGATCATCTTCAAGGGCCTTACCGTGCAAGGCATCTACGGCCGCAAGATGTACGAGACCTGGTACAAGATGACCCAGCTGGTGCTGTCGGGTTTCCCGCTGCACAAGGTGCTGACCCACCAGTTGCCGATCGACGATTTCCAAAAGGGTTTCGACCTGATGGAAGAAGGCAAGGCCGGAAAGGTCGTGTTGAGCTGGAACTGA